A section of the Carya illinoinensis cultivar Pawnee chromosome 12, C.illinoinensisPawnee_v1, whole genome shotgun sequence genome encodes:
- the LOC122289220 gene encoding uncharacterized protein LOC122289220, protein MEIYADDLLVKSGNPTQHLDDLREAIVVFQQYKIKLNPAKCTFGVGSRKFLGFMMLERRIKANPEKVEAILNMPLLNSRFQEASLTLVRDNGGAQRLGQMLTDFVAVFIGFPKEIEHAKPMKPWQVFVDDSYCRARGGVGVYIIMDKDEEYDYAAKLAFKTTNKKVEYEVLFFCLTISKSLGVEEVEVRATPKSWLARYEMNS, encoded by the exons ATGGAGATCTATGCGGACGACCTACTGGTCAAGAGTGGAAATCCCACACAACACCTAGATGATCTTCGAGAGGCCATCGTGGTGTTTCAACAGTACAAGATAAAGTTGAACCCAGCAAAATGCACATTCGGTGTGGGCTCCAGGAAGTTTCTGGGCTTCATGATGTTAGAACGGAGAATCAAGGCCAACCCAGAGAAAGTGGAGGCTATCCTCAATATGCctctgttgaactcaaggtttcaa GAGGCCTCCTTGACCCTGGTACGAGACAATGGTGGGGCCCAGCGACTG GGTCAAATGCTGACAGATTTTGTTGCGGTGTTCATAGGCTTCCCTAAGGAAATTGAACATGCAAAACCCATGAAGCCTTGGCAAGTCTTTGTCGATGACTCGTATTGTCGGGCTAGAGGGGGAGTGGGAGTGTATATCATTATGGACAAGGACGAGGAGTACGACTATGCTGCCAAGTTGGCATTTAAAACTACAAACAAGAAGGTGGAGTACGAGGTGCTATTCTTTTGCTTGACAATCAGCAAGTCTCTAGGTGTTGAAGAGGTGGAGGTTCGGGCCACTCCCAAGTCATGGTTAGCCAGGTACGAGATGAATTCATGA